The following are from one region of the Stigmatella ashevillena genome:
- a CDS encoding bifunctional metallophosphatase/5'-nucleotidase, with translation MRCALIGLLCLLVSASCMPLLDGEEYNLAGQEVRLSILHTSDIHSRLIPYDFAPLKTDTDLGLIPEAGPFGGATRMAALLKRERARGDRVLHLDSGDCFQGAPIFNTNKGEAEFRFLSGVRLDAAVVGNHEFDAGAPNFVQKARDHALFPLLSANYFWNDARESGNNGASAVTSPYTIRMIKGLRVGVIGMANISSLNSIVEGGNSLQATPLEQNEAARAYVDLLRPVTDLIIIVSHLGLTEDQDLVLGYEGYYEYEAARPFILRENNPWKILEWRGEEGNLKSVVRVQIPGVSGIDVIMGGHLHVVLNPPQSIIDPTGRKVLLSHSGAFAKYVGRLDLVVKVPAEPSLDGAELVSHDYRAMPLDALWCNDAMRSYYQANFWNPGQFASQPQVRTAMEECQNLEDRRTTDLMQPYILDMDFNLQLTSIFSYAPSDVTRRNNSTGGDSPLGNLTADSMRKRRRVEAEMALTNSLGIRDNLYAGVVTQEAMFNVFPFENTINIMYLSGVEMQEMFNFVAERSAERGCVSQAQISGARFTMDCAQVQLNNLSIPCNLNDGGAEKWCPQQDRAGHAPWQCREEETFTRCWADPATDIQINGKPLDPNGTYRIAVNDYIAKGGSGFRVLKSNTTRIETGISLRDSLIGYMQGFCTCDDINAGRETSKTGEHCGTLIGTQWVVTDQVRSFCTQAQVFKSALQKEVGSCTCGQLLRDAEGAAERCGVPDLTPETLQATCNIPSGPYTGRCNCREALAGTNPTCGTLTPQLKNFCENPTAMGIAGAIEDGRIGRRVK, from the coding sequence ATGCGCTGTGCCCTGATCGGCCTTCTCTGTCTCCTGGTCTCTGCCTCGTGCATGCCGTTGCTGGATGGCGAGGAGTACAACCTCGCAGGACAAGAGGTGCGCCTCTCGATTCTGCACACCTCGGACATTCACTCCCGGCTCATCCCGTACGACTTCGCCCCGCTGAAGACGGACACGGATCTGGGGCTCATCCCCGAGGCAGGCCCCTTCGGCGGCGCCACCCGTATGGCCGCGCTGCTCAAGCGCGAGCGAGCCCGCGGTGATCGCGTCCTGCACCTGGATTCGGGGGATTGCTTCCAGGGCGCCCCCATCTTCAACACCAACAAGGGCGAGGCCGAGTTCCGCTTCCTCTCCGGCGTGAGGCTGGATGCGGCGGTGGTGGGAAACCACGAGTTCGACGCGGGCGCCCCCAACTTCGTCCAGAAGGCGCGCGACCACGCGCTGTTCCCCTTGCTGTCGGCCAACTACTTCTGGAACGACGCCCGGGAGAGCGGCAACAACGGCGCCTCGGCCGTGACGTCGCCCTACACCATCCGGATGATCAAAGGCCTGCGGGTGGGCGTCATCGGTATGGCCAACATCTCCTCGCTCAACTCCATCGTGGAGGGAGGCAACTCTCTGCAAGCCACGCCGCTGGAGCAGAATGAGGCGGCGCGCGCCTACGTGGACCTGCTGCGCCCGGTGACGGACCTGATCATCATCGTCAGCCACCTGGGCCTCACCGAGGACCAGGACCTGGTGCTCGGCTACGAGGGGTACTACGAGTACGAGGCCGCCCGGCCCTTCATCCTGCGCGAGAACAACCCCTGGAAGATCCTCGAGTGGCGGGGCGAGGAGGGCAACCTCAAGTCCGTGGTCCGGGTGCAAATCCCTGGCGTGAGCGGCATCGACGTCATCATGGGCGGCCACCTCCATGTGGTGCTCAACCCGCCCCAGAGCATCATCGATCCGACGGGCCGCAAGGTGCTGCTGTCTCACTCCGGCGCGTTCGCCAAGTACGTGGGCCGCTTGGATCTGGTGGTGAAGGTGCCGGCGGAGCCGTCGCTGGACGGCGCGGAGCTGGTCAGCCACGACTACCGTGCCATGCCGCTCGACGCGCTGTGGTGCAACGACGCCATGCGCTCCTACTACCAAGCCAATTTCTGGAACCCGGGCCAGTTCGCCAGCCAGCCCCAGGTGCGCACCGCCATGGAGGAGTGCCAGAACCTGGAGGACCGGCGGACCACGGATCTGATGCAGCCCTACATCCTGGACATGGACTTCAACCTCCAGCTCACCTCCATCTTCTCCTACGCGCCGAGCGACGTGACGCGCCGCAACAACTCCACGGGTGGCGACTCGCCCCTGGGCAACCTCACGGCCGACTCCATGCGCAAGCGCCGCCGGGTGGAGGCGGAGATGGCCCTCACCAACTCGCTGGGCATCCGCGACAACCTCTACGCGGGCGTGGTGACCCAGGAGGCCATGTTCAACGTGTTCCCCTTCGAGAACACGATCAACATCATGTACCTGTCCGGCGTGGAGATGCAGGAGATGTTCAACTTCGTCGCCGAGCGCTCCGCAGAGCGGGGCTGTGTCAGCCAGGCGCAGATCTCCGGCGCCCGCTTCACCATGGATTGCGCCCAAGTCCAGCTCAACAACCTGAGCATCCCCTGCAACCTGAACGACGGGGGGGCCGAGAAGTGGTGCCCGCAGCAGGATCGGGCGGGGCATGCCCCTTGGCAGTGCCGCGAGGAGGAGACCTTCACGCGGTGCTGGGCCGACCCCGCCACCGATATCCAGATCAACGGCAAGCCGCTGGATCCGAATGGCACCTACCGCATCGCCGTCAACGACTACATCGCCAAGGGTGGCTCGGGCTTCCGGGTGCTCAAGAGCAACACCACCCGCATCGAGACGGGCATCTCCCTGCGCGACTCGCTCATCGGCTACATGCAGGGCTTCTGCACCTGCGATGACATCAACGCCGGCCGGGAGACGTCCAAGACAGGCGAGCACTGCGGCACCCTGATTGGCACCCAGTGGGTGGTCACCGACCAGGTCCGCAGCTTCTGCACCCAAGCCCAAGTGTTCAAGAGCGCCTTGCAGAAGGAGGTGGGCAGCTGCACCTGCGGCCAGTTGCTGCGCGACGCCGAGGGCGCCGCTGAGCGGTGCGGGGTGCCGGACCTGACCCCCGAGACCCTCCAAGCCACGTGCAACATCCCCTCGGGCCCCTACACGGGCCGCTGCAATTGCCGCGAGGCACTGGCGGGGACCAACCCCACCTGCGGCACCCTCACGCCGCAGCTCAAGAACTTCTGCGAGAACCCCACCGCCATGGGCATCGCGGGCGCGATCGAAGACGGCCGGATCGGCCGGAGGGTGAAGTGA
- a CDS encoding L-dopachrome tautomerase-related protein gives MARSPRQWTGIAVSKEGRIFVNFPRWSDDVPTSVAEVKDGAIVPWPDEAWNGWTPEAGAEGRFVAVQSVVIDRKNRLWVLDTGNPGFKGVIAPPRLHQFALSGGPPVRTYVFPPEVSSGDSYLNDVSVDTERELAYLTDSQAGGLVVLELKGGGARKVLAQHPSTHAEASQLTVMGRTWQKAVQSDGIALSPDGKTLYWSVLTGHSLWRIPTEALLDATLQDEALGSRVERVHTVVAPDGIFFDRKGVLWLGGLENSSINRYVPGGTYEQVIQDDRLRWPDSLAEGPEGKIYVTTSQIYLPPAERGPYEIYRFSP, from the coding sequence GTGGCCCGCTCTCCCCGGCAGTGGACGGGAATCGCGGTCTCGAAAGAAGGCCGGATCTTCGTCAACTTTCCGCGCTGGTCCGACGATGTCCCCACCTCCGTGGCCGAGGTGAAGGACGGTGCCATCGTTCCCTGGCCCGATGAGGCCTGGAATGGGTGGACACCGGAGGCGGGCGCCGAGGGGCGCTTCGTCGCCGTGCAGAGCGTGGTGATCGATCGCAAGAACCGGCTCTGGGTGCTGGACACGGGCAATCCCGGGTTCAAGGGCGTCATCGCTCCCCCTCGGCTCCACCAGTTCGCGCTCTCCGGCGGCCCACCGGTCCGCACCTATGTCTTTCCCCCCGAGGTGTCCTCCGGGGACAGCTACCTCAACGACGTGAGCGTCGACACGGAGCGGGAGCTCGCCTACCTCACCGACTCTCAGGCGGGGGGCTTGGTGGTGCTGGAGCTGAAGGGCGGCGGCGCCCGCAAGGTGCTGGCACAGCACCCCTCCACCCACGCCGAGGCCTCCCAGCTCACCGTGATGGGCCGCACCTGGCAGAAGGCGGTCCAGTCCGACGGTATCGCGCTCAGCCCGGATGGGAAGACGCTCTACTGGTCGGTGCTCACGGGCCACTCCCTGTGGCGCATTCCCACCGAGGCCCTGCTCGATGCCACCCTTCAGGACGAGGCCCTCGGCAGCCGGGTGGAGCGCGTCCACACCGTGGTGGCGCCGGATGGCATCTTCTTTGACCGCAAAGGAGTGCTCTGGCTCGGTGGGCTGGAGAACAGCTCGATCAACCGGTACGTCCCCGGAGGAACGTATGAGCAGGTGATTCAAGATGACCGGCTCCGCTGGCCGGACAGTCTGGCCGAGGGACCGGAGGGGAAGATCTACGTCACCACCTCGCAGATCTACCTGCCTCCCGCCGAGCGGGGCCCCTACGAGATCTATCGTTTCAGCCCCTAG
- a CDS encoding NUDIX hydrolase: MRPHNTSVTDIEIIEDFSSTARCDEGFLRVRRLRCQNRRSDGTASKVYRVDVVDRPRLDAVAVLVYRRGEAGLEVLTRMNLRPAAFFRKGKDMAVPDGRSYLRVEEIVAGLLELDDKGEEGLRHRAAEEVREEAGYEVRPEEIRLLGAGFFVAPGILSEKVFPAAVDVTGKQPQPPEGDGTPLEEGTELHWHPIEALLAACRRGEVPDAKTEIAITRLLAMQP, encoded by the coding sequence ATGCGGCCTCACAACACGTCTGTCACTGATATCGAGATCATCGAGGATTTCTCGTCTACGGCGCGGTGCGACGAAGGTTTTCTGCGCGTGCGGCGATTGCGCTGCCAGAACCGGCGCTCGGATGGGACGGCCTCCAAGGTGTACCGGGTCGACGTGGTGGACCGGCCCCGCTTGGACGCGGTGGCGGTGCTGGTCTACCGGCGGGGCGAGGCGGGGTTGGAGGTGCTCACGCGGATGAACCTCCGGCCCGCGGCCTTCTTCCGCAAGGGCAAGGACATGGCGGTGCCCGATGGGCGCAGCTACCTGCGCGTGGAGGAGATCGTCGCGGGGCTGCTGGAACTCGACGACAAGGGCGAGGAGGGGCTGCGGCACCGCGCGGCGGAGGAGGTGCGCGAGGAGGCAGGCTACGAGGTGCGGCCCGAGGAGATCCGCCTGCTGGGCGCGGGTTTCTTCGTGGCCCCGGGCATTCTGTCGGAGAAGGTGTTTCCGGCGGCGGTGGATGTGACAGGCAAGCAGCCCCAGCCGCCGGAGGGGGACGGCACGCCCTTGGAGGAAGGCACGGAGCTGCACTGGCATCCCATCGAGGCGCTGCTTGCCGCGTGCCGGCGCGGAGAGGTTCCGGACGCGAAGACGGAGATCGCCATCACCCGGCTGCTGGCCATGCAGCCGTAG
- the pdhA gene encoding pyruvate dehydrogenase (acetyl-transferring) E1 component subunit alpha, with protein sequence MASPYSKELLLTMYRKMYLIRRFEERAGQQYGLGKIAGFCHLYIGQEATAVGAIEAIRPDDYMLSAYRDHGQPLARGADAGMVMAELFGRGTGYSKGKGGSMHIFDIEHHFYGGYGIVGGQIPLAAGMAFASRYRNEDRVTVCYFGDAAANQGAFHETLNMASKWKLPVIYICENNRYGMGTAVGRTSAVPEMYKRAVAYDMRGEPVDGMDCLKMYETVKDAAEYCRAGKGPVLLEANTYRFRGHSMADPATYRSKQEVEEERKNDPIPKIKDFALKKKLAKEEEFDVIDEEVKAQVDAAVKFADESPEPSVEELWRDTIVEPGEEDVRPRERVLGTKVKWPSYPSGKELKVTWDLEPRAQAEKEDKKAGLAR encoded by the coding sequence GTGGCAAGCCCGTACTCGAAGGAATTGCTGTTGACGATGTACCGGAAGATGTACCTCATCCGTCGCTTCGAGGAGCGTGCGGGGCAGCAGTATGGCCTGGGGAAGATCGCCGGTTTCTGCCACCTCTATATCGGCCAGGAAGCCACGGCCGTGGGTGCCATCGAAGCCATCCGGCCGGATGACTACATGCTCTCGGCATACCGGGACCACGGCCAGCCGTTGGCCCGTGGCGCCGATGCGGGCATGGTGATGGCGGAGCTGTTCGGCCGCGGCACCGGCTACAGCAAGGGCAAGGGCGGCTCGATGCATATCTTTGACATCGAGCACCACTTCTATGGTGGGTACGGCATCGTCGGTGGCCAGATTCCCCTGGCCGCGGGCATGGCGTTCGCCAGCCGCTACCGCAACGAAGATCGCGTCACGGTGTGCTACTTCGGCGACGCCGCGGCCAACCAGGGCGCCTTCCACGAGACGCTGAACATGGCGTCCAAGTGGAAGCTGCCGGTCATCTACATCTGCGAGAACAACCGCTACGGCATGGGCACGGCCGTGGGCCGCACCTCCGCGGTGCCGGAGATGTACAAGCGCGCGGTGGCCTACGACATGCGCGGCGAGCCGGTGGACGGCATGGACTGCCTGAAGATGTACGAGACGGTGAAGGATGCCGCCGAGTACTGCCGCGCGGGCAAGGGCCCGGTGCTGCTGGAGGCCAACACCTACCGCTTCCGCGGCCACTCCATGGCGGACCCCGCCACCTACCGCAGCAAGCAGGAGGTGGAGGAGGAGCGCAAGAACGACCCCATCCCCAAGATCAAGGACTTCGCGCTCAAGAAGAAGCTGGCGAAGGAGGAGGAGTTCGACGTCATCGACGAAGAGGTGAAGGCGCAGGTGGATGCGGCGGTGAAGTTCGCCGACGAGTCGCCCGAGCCCAGCGTCGAAGAGCTGTGGCGGGACACCATCGTGGAGCCGGGCGAGGAGGATGTTCGCCCCCGCGAGCGCGTGCTGGGCACGAAGGTCAAGTGGCCCTCGTACCCGTCCGGCAAGGAGCTGAAGGTGACGTGGGATCTCGAGCCGCGTGCGCAGGCCGAGAAGGAAGACAAGAAGGCCGGCCTGGCGCGCTGA
- a CDS encoding MFS transporter, with amino-acid sequence MSSMPEWLQKLLPILILLVAIGLVFARLPKVELGHSEAFKRRRFFNWFPLGMTYAFLYMGRYNVNIATSAMGSRTTNADFGTIFFWGTIVYGVAFLLNGPLTDRLGGRKTILLSAAGSSVCNVLMGAVVYAVLTQDWQPPGGLVTVLSVLYAANMYFQSFGAVSIVKVNAAWFHVRERGLLGGVFGILISLGVYFAYDWSALIVKAAPTYWVFFVPAAILLAFVVLDFFVIRDTPGDTGHPDFDTADASSGDTGPRLGLKAVLSRMLSNPAIIVILLIEFCSGYMRNAIMQWYPKFAKATGIGGTFVASNWGMLLCVAGITGGMFAGVISDRLFDSRRGPVSAVLYAGMSVGAVASLFLINSMMLGWTVIFMSLCVIGVHGMLSGTASMDFGGKKNAGVAVGIIDGAVYLGTAAQSLLLGKLLPSGDAAKVADNWSNWPIALVPLSFAGLLLATRVWNAKPQPKAAPLPTAVPVESVSAPRTGTGG; translated from the coding sequence ATGTCGTCAATGCCCGAGTGGCTGCAAAAGCTGCTGCCGATTCTCATCCTGCTCGTGGCGATTGGACTGGTCTTCGCGCGCCTTCCCAAAGTGGAACTGGGACACTCCGAGGCATTCAAGCGTCGGCGGTTCTTCAACTGGTTCCCGCTCGGGATGACGTACGCGTTCCTGTACATGGGGCGCTACAACGTGAACATCGCCACGAGCGCGATGGGCAGCCGGACGACGAACGCGGACTTCGGCACCATCTTCTTCTGGGGGACGATCGTCTACGGCGTCGCGTTCTTGCTCAACGGTCCGTTGACGGACCGGCTGGGAGGCCGCAAGACGATCCTCCTGTCGGCGGCGGGTTCCTCGGTGTGCAACGTGTTGATGGGCGCGGTGGTGTACGCCGTGTTGACCCAGGACTGGCAGCCGCCCGGAGGGCTGGTGACGGTCCTGTCGGTTCTCTACGCGGCCAACATGTACTTCCAGAGCTTTGGGGCTGTCTCCATCGTCAAGGTGAACGCAGCCTGGTTCCACGTCCGGGAGCGGGGGCTGCTGGGTGGGGTGTTCGGCATCCTCATCTCGCTGGGCGTTTACTTCGCCTATGACTGGAGCGCCTTGATTGTGAAGGCGGCTCCCACCTACTGGGTGTTCTTCGTCCCGGCCGCCATCCTGCTGGCCTTCGTGGTGCTGGACTTCTTCGTCATCCGGGACACGCCGGGCGACACCGGGCACCCGGACTTCGACACCGCGGATGCCTCTTCGGGCGATACCGGACCGCGGCTGGGATTGAAGGCCGTGCTCTCGCGGATGCTGAGCAACCCCGCGATCATTGTGATCCTGCTCATCGAGTTCTGCAGCGGCTACATGCGCAACGCCATCATGCAGTGGTACCCCAAGTTCGCGAAGGCGACAGGCATTGGCGGCACGTTCGTCGCCTCCAACTGGGGCATGCTGCTGTGCGTGGCGGGCATCACCGGAGGCATGTTCGCGGGCGTCATCTCCGACCGGCTCTTCGACTCGAGGCGGGGGCCCGTCTCCGCGGTGCTCTACGCGGGCATGAGCGTGGGCGCCGTGGCCAGCCTCTTTCTCATCAACAGCATGATGTTGGGATGGACGGTCATCTTCATGTCCTTGTGTGTCATTGGCGTGCACGGAATGCTCTCCGGCACGGCCAGCATGGACTTTGGGGGCAAGAAGAACGCGGGCGTCGCGGTGGGCATCATCGACGGCGCCGTCTACCTGGGCACGGCGGCGCAGTCGTTGCTGCTCGGGAAGCTCCTGCCCTCGGGGGACGCCGCCAAGGTGGCGGACAACTGGAGCAACTGGCCCATTGCGCTGGTGCCGCTGTCCTTCGCCGGTCTGCTGCTCGCCACGCGCGTGTGGAACGCGAAGCCCCAGCCCAAGGCAGCGCCCCTGCCCACCGCCGTTCCCGTGGAGAGCGTTTCCGCCCCCCGGACCGGGACGGGAGGGTAA